One Kitasatospora sp. NBC_01266 genomic window carries:
- a CDS encoding alpha-galactosidase, translated as MNQRTLRRTAPPLLATALLMAGLTATASPAAANDGVSQPAANYAATATPGGPIAAAPPMGFNDWARTQCTPQAPLDGTNPLNYSFQQYMEDNAKALSDTGLIGAGYRNVTVDDCWMYRNSSGYLHGALNWGGATDVRNPTQQPGFDYELTAYGDYLHSLGAKFGIYETSGTHTCSTGTPTAPNLPNGSEYYEQNDANSFVSWGVDELKYDNCGDQEPVQTLDTRMSQDLNTAVTNANKAGTATPNVAFDISAPAGYGNGSAKFASMNWVRPLGQLWRVGPDIWTYGDGKDPWNQAIQPDGYNIGAYQSFDNSVELSRYQGPGNWNDADMLLIGDNGMTTAEERSQMSLFSALAAPLVVSTDARKFEPAYLAAHPSEAPHLKASIAILGNPEVIAVDQDPLGAGGYRVVGGAANADGTPAATSGIDVVVKPLADGGRAVVVLNKGAASANYNLDLSSVGFNTAGCGYTVRDLWAHSTTDSTGSVPLTIGSHDSAMLRISAKNGCGSTTPRGQITVSRDDWSKESLCLDNYRSGTGTGNPVDVYPCSGTSNQQWQRNADGSIELLQSGAANLCLTAQSGSTTGALNGQAGQWAGVAPCGSAPGLQSWTYNRDGNLKLAGTSQCLDVYGGSTTVSGTPVDLYSCGAAPDAIQTNQTWAAPFSTPPSA; from the coding sequence GTGAACCAGCGCACCCTGCGCCGAACCGCGCCCCCGCTGCTCGCCACCGCCCTGCTGATGGCCGGCCTCACCGCCACCGCCTCACCCGCCGCCGCGAACGACGGCGTCAGCCAGCCGGCCGCCAACTACGCCGCCACGGCCACCCCGGGCGGACCGATCGCCGCCGCACCGCCGATGGGCTTCAACGACTGGGCCCGCACCCAGTGCACGCCGCAGGCGCCGCTCGACGGGACGAACCCGCTGAACTACTCCTTCCAGCAGTACATGGAGGACAACGCCAAGGCGCTCTCCGACACCGGCCTGATCGGTGCCGGCTACCGGAACGTCACCGTCGACGACTGCTGGATGTACCGCAACAGCTCCGGCTACCTGCACGGCGCGCTCAACTGGGGCGGCGCCACCGATGTGCGCAATCCCACCCAGCAGCCCGGTTTCGACTACGAACTGACCGCGTACGGCGACTACCTGCACAGCCTGGGCGCCAAGTTCGGCATCTACGAGACCTCCGGCACGCACACCTGCAGCACGGGTACGCCGACCGCGCCCAACCTCCCCAACGGCAGCGAGTACTACGAGCAGAACGACGCCAACTCCTTCGTCTCCTGGGGCGTCGACGAACTCAAGTACGACAACTGCGGCGACCAGGAACCGGTGCAGACCCTCGACACCCGGATGTCGCAGGACCTGAACACCGCCGTGACCAACGCGAACAAGGCCGGCACCGCCACCCCGAACGTGGCCTTCGACATCTCCGCGCCGGCCGGCTACGGCAACGGGTCGGCCAAGTTCGCCTCGATGAACTGGGTGCGCCCGCTCGGCCAGTTGTGGCGGGTCGGCCCGGACATCTGGACCTACGGGGACGGCAAGGACCCGTGGAACCAGGCGATCCAGCCCGACGGCTACAACATCGGGGCCTACCAGAGCTTCGACAACAGCGTGGAGCTGAGCCGCTACCAGGGCCCCGGCAACTGGAACGACGCGGACATGCTGCTGATCGGCGACAACGGGATGACCACCGCCGAGGAGCGCAGCCAGATGTCGCTGTTCTCGGCGCTGGCCGCACCGCTGGTGGTCTCCACCGACGCGCGCAAGTTCGAGCCCGCGTACCTCGCCGCGCACCCGAGCGAGGCCCCGCACCTGAAGGCCTCGATCGCGATCCTGGGCAACCCCGAGGTCATCGCGGTCGACCAGGACCCGCTGGGCGCGGGCGGCTACCGGGTGGTGGGCGGCGCCGCGAACGCCGACGGCACGCCGGCCGCCACCAGCGGCATCGACGTCGTGGTCAAGCCGCTCGCGGACGGCGGGCGGGCCGTGGTGGTGCTCAACAAGGGTGCGGCCTCGGCGAACTACAACCTCGACCTGTCGAGCGTCGGCTTCAACACCGCCGGCTGCGGCTACACCGTGCGTGACCTGTGGGCGCACAGCACCACCGACTCCACCGGCAGCGTGCCGCTCACCATCGGCTCGCACGACTCCGCGATGCTCAGGATCAGCGCGAAGAACGGCTGCGGCAGCACCACCCCGCGCGGGCAGATCACGGTCTCCCGTGACGACTGGAGCAAGGAGTCGCTCTGCCTGGACAACTACCGCTCGGGCACCGGCACCGGCAACCCCGTTGACGTGTACCCCTGTTCGGGCACCTCGAACCAGCAGTGGCAGCGCAACGCCGACGGCTCGATCGAGCTGCTCCAGAGCGGCGCCGCCAACCTCTGCCTGACCGCGCAGAGCGGCAGCACGACCGGCGCCCTGAACGGTCAGGCCGGCCAGTGGGCCGGTGTGGCACCGTGCGGTTCGGCGCCCGGCCTGCAGAGCTGGACCTACAACCGGGACGGCAACCTGAAGTTGGCCGGGACCAGCCAGTGCCTGGACGTCTACGGCGGCAGCACGACGGTCAGTGGTACGCCGGTCGACCTGTACTCCTGCGGTGCCGCGCCGGACGCGATCCAGACCAACCAGACCTGGGCCGCGCCGTTCAGCACCCCGCCGAGCGCCTGA